A single window of Micrococcaceae bacterium Sec5.1 DNA harbors:
- a CDS encoding VWA domain-containing protein, with amino-acid sequence MTDGNFEEDRGRDRLGRWRLVLGGNEADGISKADGERVQLSADDARRDQDLEELYGAGSTRRGGLGASSPRVARWLGDIRGYFPSSVVQVMQADAMDRLGLRQLLLEPEMLRTVQADIALVSTLVGLGRVIPEQSRETARSVVRQVTKDLEDRLRAKTVQAVAGALNRSARTRRPRHRDIDWNRTVAANLKHYQPEYRTVVPEQLHGHARRSTEIQREIILCIDQSGSMAESVVYSSVFGAVLSSLRSVSTRLVVFDTEVVDLTEDLDDPVDVLFGVQLGGGTDINRALAYCQDQITKPAETILVLISDLYEGGIAEEMLRRAASIVGAGTTMIALLALSDSGHPSFDSSHAAALAGIGVPAFACTPDLFPEMMAAAIERRDVSEWATSQGIPTTHGT; translated from the coding sequence ATGACAGATGGCAACTTTGAGGAGGATCGGGGGCGCGACCGGCTGGGCCGTTGGCGTCTCGTGCTGGGCGGTAACGAGGCAGACGGCATCTCAAAAGCCGACGGCGAGCGCGTCCAGCTCTCGGCCGATGATGCCCGGCGTGACCAGGATCTTGAGGAGCTATATGGCGCGGGTTCCACTCGCCGAGGTGGGCTCGGGGCCTCGAGTCCACGCGTGGCTCGGTGGCTCGGAGATATCCGGGGATATTTCCCCTCTTCCGTGGTCCAGGTGATGCAGGCTGACGCAATGGACCGTCTGGGGCTGCGGCAATTGCTCCTTGAACCCGAGATGTTGCGAACGGTCCAAGCGGATATCGCCTTGGTAAGCACGCTTGTTGGCCTGGGCAGGGTTATCCCCGAGCAGTCGCGCGAGACAGCAAGGTCTGTGGTTCGCCAAGTGACCAAGGATCTTGAGGATCGTTTGCGCGCAAAGACCGTTCAGGCTGTCGCCGGGGCGCTGAATCGGTCCGCCCGGACCAGGCGACCACGGCACAGGGATATTGACTGGAACAGGACCGTTGCGGCCAACCTTAAGCATTACCAGCCCGAATATCGGACGGTTGTGCCCGAACAACTCCATGGCCATGCCCGGCGCAGCACGGAGATCCAGCGCGAGATCATCCTGTGCATCGACCAATCAGGATCCATGGCGGAATCCGTGGTGTACTCCAGCGTCTTCGGCGCGGTGCTCAGTTCACTGCGTTCCGTGAGCACCCGTCTGGTGGTCTTCGATACCGAAGTCGTTGATCTGACCGAGGACCTGGATGATCCCGTGGACGTGTTGTTTGGTGTGCAGCTCGGTGGTGGTACCGACATCAATCGCGCCCTGGCCTATTGCCAGGATCAGATCACCAAGCCAGCTGAGACCATCCTGGTGCTGATCAGTGACCTTTACGAAGGTGGGATAGCCGAGGAGATGCTGCGCCGTGCCGCTTCGATTGTTGGCGCGGGAACTACCATGATCGCCTTGCTTGCCCTGAGCGACAGTGGTCATCCGTCCTTCGACTCCAGCCACGCCGCAGCGCTCGCCGGGATTGGTGTCCCGGCTTTTGCCTGCACGCCGGACCTGTTTCCGGAGATGATGGCGGCGGCAATTGAGCGCCGGGACGTCAGCGAGTGGGCAACGTCCCAGGGCATCCCAACCACACACGGGACGTAG
- a CDS encoding DUF5682 family protein: MTDVHILGIRHHGPGSAHSVAEALATLRPDLVLVEGPPELDQVIPLITDPGMVPPVAGLIYAVDEPRLASFYPMASFSPEWVAIRWALSTGTPVQAIDLPAAHTFGLRVAAEAVESISTPDQPYRPDAIGILAEAAGYSDAERWWEDAVEHRNSNPVERFEALIDAISEIRALDDRSPDHPDVVENHRREAAMRRILRAAIREGYGRIAVVCGAYHAPALVPAGFPSVSADNKVLSGLPKAKVAVTWVPWTSDRLSLRSGYGAGVTAPGWYQHLFAHWMAQDPGVDVSTTWLVRVARALRKENLDASTASVVEASRMAKTLAAVRGRPSPGLPELDDAAQAVLCDGSPLPLALVHRELSVGRDFGRVPDSAPTLPLAADLAAAQRKLRMKASAMEEVRVLDLRKPNQLARSVLLHRLSLLGVDWGVPTDTGRTTGTFKEAWTLLWKPELALSLVEASRYGTTVASAAAAFVTEEAQAADGLPVLSELLANCLLADLPDGISGVVSALAERTALQQDVPPLLETIAPLARTCRYGNVRGVDVSNVRKILEATVVRACVGLPTACAALDDEAATVMRGAIDSAQDGLSLLPDLPLDDWHSALAAVAHSDRIHGSVAGRALRLLLDAALVDAEDVAANLSRRLSVAAPAPEAAAWLDGLLSGDATLLIHDRRLLQIVDEWVDGVQDEVFEDVLPLLRRTFSAFSRPERREIGEQLSRSGASRDTTAGTSFDLAAASPAIRTMARILGWEEIT, translated from the coding sequence ATGACTGACGTCCACATTCTGGGGATCCGGCACCACGGACCCGGCTCGGCGCACTCGGTGGCCGAAGCGTTGGCTACCCTTCGCCCGGATCTGGTGCTGGTCGAGGGCCCACCTGAGCTCGACCAAGTCATTCCGCTCATCACCGATCCAGGGATGGTTCCTCCCGTAGCCGGCCTGATCTATGCAGTGGATGAGCCGCGGTTGGCTTCCTTTTATCCCATGGCCAGCTTCTCACCTGAATGGGTAGCCATCCGCTGGGCGCTGTCCACAGGGACCCCCGTGCAGGCCATCGATCTGCCAGCGGCACACACGTTCGGACTGAGGGTAGCTGCCGAAGCCGTTGAGTCGATTTCCACCCCGGATCAGCCGTACCGCCCGGATGCAATCGGCATCCTGGCAGAAGCTGCCGGGTACAGCGATGCCGAGCGCTGGTGGGAGGACGCCGTCGAGCACCGCAACTCAAACCCCGTGGAGCGCTTCGAGGCCTTGATCGATGCCATTTCCGAAATCCGGGCACTGGACGACCGATCCCCCGATCATCCGGACGTCGTGGAGAACCACCGCCGGGAAGCGGCAATGCGGCGCATCCTGAGAGCGGCGATTCGTGAAGGATATGGTCGTATCGCTGTGGTCTGCGGCGCCTACCATGCACCAGCACTCGTGCCCGCCGGCTTCCCCTCCGTTTCCGCGGACAACAAAGTACTCTCTGGCCTGCCCAAGGCCAAGGTGGCCGTGACATGGGTCCCGTGGACATCGGACCGGCTCAGCCTGCGGAGCGGATACGGGGCAGGTGTGACGGCACCGGGCTGGTATCAGCATCTGTTCGCGCACTGGATGGCCCAGGATCCAGGCGTGGATGTGTCTACGACCTGGCTTGTTCGAGTTGCCCGGGCTTTGCGCAAGGAAAACCTCGACGCCTCGACGGCCTCCGTGGTGGAGGCGAGCCGGATGGCAAAGACCCTCGCTGCCGTTCGGGGTCGGCCAAGCCCGGGGTTACCCGAACTGGACGACGCTGCGCAGGCCGTCCTGTGCGATGGCTCTCCCCTGCCGTTGGCACTGGTACATCGCGAACTAAGTGTCGGACGGGATTTCGGCAGGGTGCCGGACTCCGCGCCTACGCTTCCGCTGGCTGCTGACCTCGCCGCGGCACAACGCAAACTGAGGATGAAAGCCAGCGCCATGGAAGAGGTCAGGGTCTTGGACCTGCGAAAACCCAACCAACTGGCGCGTTCCGTGCTGCTCCATCGCCTGTCACTGCTGGGTGTGGACTGGGGCGTGCCCACTGACACCGGCCGTACCACCGGCACGTTCAAGGAGGCGTGGACCCTTCTCTGGAAGCCTGAACTCGCCCTGTCCTTGGTGGAAGCCAGCCGGTACGGCACAACAGTTGCCTCCGCCGCAGCGGCGTTTGTGACCGAAGAAGCCCAGGCCGCCGACGGCCTTCCTGTCCTGTCCGAACTGCTGGCAAACTGCCTGCTCGCGGACCTCCCGGACGGTATTTCCGGCGTCGTCTCCGCTCTTGCTGAACGAACAGCGCTCCAGCAGGACGTTCCCCCGCTCCTGGAAACCATTGCGCCTCTTGCCCGCACATGCCGGTACGGAAACGTGCGCGGGGTGGACGTGAGCAATGTCCGAAAGATCCTGGAAGCCACTGTCGTGCGCGCCTGCGTTGGCCTGCCCACAGCGTGCGCAGCTTTGGACGACGAGGCTGCCACCGTCATGCGCGGGGCGATCGACTCCGCCCAGGACGGGCTGTCCCTGCTCCCGGACTTGCCCTTGGACGACTGGCATTCAGCGCTCGCCGCGGTGGCACATTCTGACCGGATCCACGGCTCCGTGGCCGGTCGTGCTCTACGTCTCCTGCTGGACGCCGCCCTGGTGGACGCCGAAGACGTTGCGGCGAACCTCAGCCGCCGTTTGTCTGTCGCAGCCCCGGCCCCCGAGGCTGCGGCCTGGTTGGATGGGCTGCTGTCCGGCGATGCCACGCTGCTGATCCATGATCGCCGCCTCCTTCAGATTGTGGATGAGTGGGTGGATGGCGTGCAGGACGAGGTTTTCGAGGACGTGCTGCCGCTCCTGCGCAGGACATTCTCGGCCTTCAGCCGCCCTGAACGGCGCGAGATCGGTGAGCAGCTGAGCCGTTCCGGCGCCTCGCGGGACACCACAGCAGGTACAAGCTTTGACCTGGCTGCGGCAAGCCCAGCCATCAGGACGATGGCCAGAATCCTCGGATGGGAGGAGATCACATGA
- a CDS encoding AAA family ATPase gives MTDAPYGTDVLRAHAENAYADELSVLAAVDDRPRPPSWRLSPWAVTTYILGGTLPNGAEITPKYLGQERLVEIAVASLATDRALLLLGVPGTAKTWLGEHLAAAISGASTLVVQGTAGTPEEALRYGWNYARLLAEGPSRAAMVPGPVMRAMEAGSLVRVEELTRIPSDVQDSLITILSEKTLPIPELNEEVQARKGFNVIATANNRDKGVNELSSALRRRFNTVVLPLPDTIDQEVEIVTTRVRSLGEALELPADLAALSEIRRVVTVMRELRSGVTQDQRTTIKSPSATLSTAEAISVMTNGLSLAAHFGDGTVRADDVAASLVGAVIKDPVQDRVIWQEYLETVVRNRPEWKDLYRACRDLESTT, from the coding sequence ATGACAGATGCCCCATACGGAACCGATGTTCTCCGGGCCCACGCCGAAAATGCGTACGCCGATGAACTCAGTGTGTTGGCGGCGGTTGACGACCGGCCCCGGCCACCCAGTTGGCGCCTCTCACCATGGGCGGTCACCACCTACATCCTGGGCGGAACCCTACCCAATGGCGCTGAGATCACGCCGAAATACCTGGGTCAGGAGCGTTTGGTGGAAATCGCTGTGGCATCCCTTGCTACGGACCGGGCCCTGCTGCTCCTGGGCGTGCCGGGAACTGCGAAGACCTGGCTTGGCGAGCACCTGGCCGCGGCTATTTCGGGCGCGTCCACGCTGGTGGTCCAGGGCACGGCGGGAACACCCGAAGAAGCATTGCGGTACGGGTGGAACTATGCACGACTACTCGCCGAAGGTCCCTCGAGGGCAGCCATGGTTCCGGGACCTGTGATGCGTGCAATGGAGGCCGGCAGCCTGGTGCGCGTGGAAGAACTGACGCGCATCCCCTCTGACGTCCAGGATTCCCTCATCACCATCCTCAGCGAGAAGACTCTGCCCATCCCCGAACTCAATGAGGAAGTGCAGGCCCGCAAGGGGTTCAATGTGATCGCCACCGCGAACAACCGCGACAAAGGCGTCAACGAGCTCTCCTCGGCTCTCCGCCGGCGGTTCAACACAGTTGTCCTGCCGCTTCCGGACACTATCGATCAGGAGGTGGAGATCGTGACAACACGTGTGCGCAGCTTGGGCGAGGCGCTGGAGCTTCCGGCAGACTTGGCGGCCCTCTCCGAAATCCGCAGGGTTGTCACCGTCATGCGTGAACTGCGTTCCGGGGTCACCCAGGATCAACGCACCACCATCAAATCCCCGTCGGCCACTCTGTCCACGGCGGAGGCCATTTCCGTGATGACCAACGGGCTGTCCCTCGCTGCGCACTTCGGCGACGGAACGGTCCGGGCCGATGACGTTGCGGCGAGCTTGGTGGGCGCAGTGATCAAGGATCCTGTACAAGACAGGGTGATTTGGCAGGAGTACCTGGAGACGGTGGTGCGGAACCGACCCGAGTGGAAGGACCTCTATCGGGCCTGCCGTGACCTCGAGTCGACGACCTAG